In the genome of Candidatus Zixiibacteriota bacterium, one region contains:
- a CDS encoding cupredoxin family copper-binding protein: MLRLSTKTLATTAVVLMAAVLMAPTSQAATVDVDISGFTFVPDTLVITAGDEVKWTNQDVAPHTSTSDAPLWDSGTLNQGQFWSRTFNTPGSYPYHCAIHPSMQAVIIVEAAPVPGLSAYGTALLILLLVIAAYFVYRRKQSAIPA, encoded by the coding sequence ATGCTCAGACTCTCGACAAAAACACTGGCTACCACCGCCGTTGTCCTAATGGCGGCAGTCTTAATGGCGCCAACATCGCAGGCCGCCACGGTCGATGTGGACATTTCAGGGTTCACATTCGTGCCTGACACACTGGTAATCACAGCAGGTGATGAGGTCAAATGGACAAACCAGGACGTAGCACCCCACACTAGTACTTCTGACGCCCCTTTGTGGGATTCGGGTACATTAAATCAGGGACAATTCTGGTCACGCACATTCAACACACCGGGTTCCTATCCGTATCACTGTGCGATACACCCTTCGATGCAGGCCGTGATAATTGTCGAGGCGGCGCCCGTGCCGGGCCTGTCGGCATACGGCACCGCCCTGCTCATACTGCTGTTGGTGATAGCGGCGTACTTTGTCTATCGGCGCAAGCAAAGCGCCATACCTGCCTGA